Proteins from one Anopheles nili chromosome 2, idAnoNiliSN_F5_01, whole genome shotgun sequence genomic window:
- the LOC128723013 gene encoding unconventional myosin-IXa-like gives MHSNTTFIDDAGSEPCASAGKMFPSTTLSSEKRNKRENKRFLRRSRLYYDDFVTLDTTIMLKVYVGALSLHYEALSVEASKQTTAEEIVSCIVERLGLTGNNYELAEVADECKERRLSAHEKPVSVMLLWPMHSEKDFHRFYLREIQSDVPWLDSYGLDPQILRDFIPFLLQKENREYPDLCQLPDLNEATLLENLRQRFEAGHIYTYVGSILIAVNPFKFHPIYNPKYVRLYQNQRIGPILPPHIFAIADNAYYNMLKEKRNQCIVISGESGSGKTESTNFLLHHLTALSQKGAHGSGVEQTILSAGPVLEAFGNAKTAHNNNSSRFGKFIQVNYRENGMVQGAVVQKYLLEKSRIVSQGHYERNYHVFYYLLSGATDTERDALHLLPADKYHYLNAKNLTLENCDEKYEFSRLKQSMEMVGFSAEKQRRLFNVLSAVLLLGNVEFFPKKSTYHHDESVQVRNPDVVGLISELLRVKQETLMSALTSKRVKASGETLIMQYKLPEAIAARDALAKCLYGALFDWIVLQVNHALLNKDQALHTGHSIGVLDIFGFEDFGPQNSFEQLCINYANEHLQYYFNLHVFKYEQKEYKREGIKWTDIEFLDNYGCLQLFESKPSGLLCILDDLCNFPGATNETLLQKFNSVHKDNTFYEKPQRKENAFIIKHYAGKVKYQVAEMREKNLDLMRQDIVSVLKNSSMAFVRELVGADPVAVFRWAILRAFFRGYFAFRSAGIKHRKERADMSFNKLATKTRYRAPNDSIVSHLVTVSSVNLTINRIAKRISNAMSDITSSHSNSQAGSASPGGNLSYHRQSLGNATGYGSGGSSSPGGTTGTPRRSWSNFAFNNKNFPDGKLNYECHQQNQQDHPSQYQSKHQHSPTSPSSSPLYGGNSGAGKTSSIGNSSSTGAGGTHGTGNGGGKGYGFGSAAARNRFERSGQDVMARASQIVMKNKSFRPRERPKKGLKNLQSVKTLSAGQNLTNQTAIKTRKQPLTVTAQFQNSLIALMETLNQANPFFIRCIKSNPNKIPNQFDDATVTRQLRYTGMLETVRIRRAGYNVRLTYEEFIQLYRILLPKGLVSSQKDVRDFMSTMDLNKQHYQLGLTKIYMRESQKMRLDISLHTKIINSIISIQRWFRAILQRKKYCQYRTAACTIQSYWRDYLREKQEKFTRKIRNHAATVIQATWRGYTVRKWYDKLKTGVMIVQARVRGNQARARFKELLSKKLTRDRAKLRSTQSLPVDRSIGAGSSSGAPYGGGDGDAGYAEVVQAIEHRKKPIPAVGRSFETAIDIVNKNRALFADDSMSADFIDDGEEDEEEDDEEEGQGAVAAASAGVGGVAEEDDDDDDEEGYEDLGLVDDPQYMANNRSGMAHMGSDRTKTSHPVAKVKGTHLDRNEKYIKNLVISGAGSSSSPPVTTAPSASQYQKTPLQRQEDVLDRPLRMYDIERASKSTFDDTELAKYRYERGGGVSSTMKLPVRRVDSGPSSVASGGAAGGAVGRPGIQRFRYGDTASYGSSGLIRNQNHSNNSYSSSNVEIVFVNTGLESAGSGASVAPGSGSLSSSPAARTMHRNSISSGTLTQTQVPTMPASIRRESLPFSHHLTTGGTRTPGDEINSNYHMLQQQQQLQQQHQQTHSSSSVTSHHHQQQQTVPSAGGATSGAPSLAYSPQSLPLVSSQGHIGNYQNLQFPATSNYHQHQHHHQHQQSVYNNNTQPASTGGKMSTSTPYGAASGSYAAGAPPPSSAASQRVSAAYPDDFAQNYYNTTTTPKGKAAALLGTAKSEDNAISGSINQSKYPPGVTLTKADSSDMVLSAGSKAMNASASSNTGQSGPSTGASGRRVKPMNLSEEQLVGSSGSTVSYHPGTGLTRRGQPVGGANRAPGGGTSGNTSSSSGVTGPPDTLKRRNSDPTNKIPLLEVNRGNDMYQSSTRINIAGHQFRKVQRINKAERCACCQEIDSFVNEGYRCLDCKVLVHTKCIQNGGIKSLQCAAAKRSKRIRTGGAGGGGGLGGSSSKHDKHQPIAGGSGGQKISSTREYTDSTDKIISDAKELQLMQDFITQKICKMESDCEKPSEVDRVFKQALREFKDNLVAQYSVAHKQNSDVLNIKYRDLIANFEQVIETTSGRKNDFPLTMGVNAFRGFMNEFMNSRETEKPKAKRKKDKKRKHDDHTTFNGHTFQLTILNIATACEICQQFLLWPIERGLVCQNCKLTCHKKCYQKSASCNKIANADPNSLLGAGRGGSAVVAGGCGPDGQPLYGGGVPTKLFGVPLTALCGGSGGDGVKIPAQINKLIMMIEMHGLYSEGIYRKSGVSSKIKDLKAKMDRAVTSADGGGGEMDFESYNVHVLTNVLKSFLREMPEPLLTFDRYDDFLRAADLSDGSDRVQTLLALVKKIPPAHHCLFERLIFHLALVAKLEQYNRMSASSLAIVFAPCVLRTNRYVPAQDSLNDIGRQTKCMETLITQKMLNVKSTLADIDTLDTAAHTATARLSTLRSSKVFTQEEMANARGSSGLPVGGLLETETEEMLLEGHIQEIRKEKALLTSTLPSLARASSDDDLLSTDLDGEGGSLDDLSNSKEKDLDVSSSGGGGGGSSGGIGGGGSGGPSGSNSGGTGTAGGTASGGSMISDSGISIRYQAPSDHGGSSNVSLNSDVPMAVSYSLRDQSGGGPGGGSGGVEYFHKLMSGGSSPGTAPGVKTKSLSHQTLLEREAFLRGSGSTSTSSPQSPTAVTSVIASSTPSSSVSAPSMIKTQQNGSTGSGTGPTSGSGPGTGGGPGVGPIPGSAGKRSDINLSHSMLTLSTTSHSLGGSTTSSSSSSGVGGSSGSSTGSELQRQKPIIIRSVSGGYEVGHHHAVSASSSSSVGPANHRILIQASAGLPITPGAATTTTATTPSGSGSGATSTSASTSSINSANLHAKDNNGMGGKDGLSGSGTKLASRRMSAGAGKRSGGPGNSGGPPPSASPAGDDEPIMV, from the exons atgCACTCAAACACAACTTTCATCGATGACGCCGGTTCAGAACCGTGCGCCAGTGCCGGAAAAATGTTCCCATCCACCACATTATCCTCGGAAAAGAGGAATAAACGCGAAAACAAGCGCTTTTTGAGAAGGTCACGGCTTTACTACGACGATTTCGTCACCCTGGACACGACGATTATGCTGAAG GTCTACGTCGGTGCACTGTCCCTGCACTATGAGGCGCTCAGTGTGGAGGCATCGAAGCAGACCACGGCGGAGGAGATCGTTTCCTGCATCGTCGAACGGCTAGGGCTAACG GGAAACAACTATGAGCTGGCGGAAGTGGCCGACGAGTGCAAGGAAAGGCGCCTTTCCGCGCACGAAAAGCCCGTCTCCGTTATGCTGCTGTGGCCGATGCACTCGGAGAAAGATTTTCATAG ATTCTATCTACGTGAAATACAAAGCGACGTTCCTTGGCTAGATAGTTACGGACTCGATCCGCAAATACTTAGAGACTTTATACCGTTTCTGTTGCAGAAAGAAAATAGAGAGTATCCTGACCTGTGCCAACTACCAG ATCTGAATGAGGCGACACTGCTTGAAAACCTGCGGCAGCGGTTCGAAGCCGGCCACATCTACACGTACGTCGGCAGCATCCTGATCGCGGTGAACCCGTTCAAGTTCCACCCGATCTACAATCCAAAGTATGTGCGGCTGTACCAGAACCAGCGGATCGGGCCGATCCTGCCACCGCACATCTTCGCCATCGCGGACAACGCCTACTACAACATGCTGAAGGAGAAACGGAACCAG TGTATCGTTATCAGCGGCGAGAGTGGTTCAGGCAAAACGGAAAGCACAAACTTCCTGCTCCACCATCTTACCGCACTCTCGCAGAAGGGTGCCCACGGGTCCGGCGTGGAACAGACGATCCTCAGCGCCGGACCCGTGCTAGAGGCGTTTGGCAATGCGAAAACGgcccacaacaacaacagcagtcgGTTCGGTAAGTTCATCCAGGTTAACTACCGGGAGAACGGCATGGTGCAGGGTGCGGTCGTCCAGAAGTATCTCCTCGAGAAGAGCCGGATAGTGTCGCAGGGTCACTACGAGCGGAACTATCACGTGTTCTACTATCTGCTGTCTGGCGCGACCGACACCGAACGGGACGCGTTGCATCTGCTACCGGCGGACAAGTaccactacctgaacgcaaaGAATCTCACGCTGGAAAACTGCGACGAAAAGTACGAGTTTTCCCGGCTTAAACAGAGCATGGAGATGGTGGGTTTCTCGGCGGAGAAGCAACGCCGTCTGTTCAACGTTTTGTCCGCCGTGCTGTTGCTCGGCAATGTGGAGTTCTTCCCGAAGAAGTCCACCTACCACCACGACGAGAGCGTCCAGGTGCGGAACCCGGATGTGGTGGGCCTGATATCGGAGCTGCTGCGCGTCAAGCAGGAGACATTGATGTCCGCGCTCACGTCCAAGCGCGTGAAGGCAAGCGGTGAAACGTTGATCATGCAGTATAAACTGCCGGAAGCGATCGCCGCCCGAGACGCGCTGGCCAAGTGCCTGTACGGGGCGCTGTTCGATTGGATCGTGCTGCAGGTCAACCATGCGCTGTTGAACAAGGACCAGGCCCTGCACACGGGCCACTCGATCGGGGTGCTGGATATTTTCGGCTTCGAGGACTTTGGACCGCAGAACAGCTTCGAGCAGCTGTGCATCAACTACGCGAACGAGCATTTACAGTATTACTTCAATCTG CACGTGTTCAAGTATGAACAAAAGGAATACAAACGCGAGGGAATCAAATGGACTGATATAGAATTTCTAGACAATTACGGTTGCCTGCAACTGTTCGAATCGAAACCTTCCGGGTTGCTGTGTATACTGGATGATCTGTGCAA TTTTCCCGGTGCCACTAACGAAACCTTGCTGCAAAAGTTCAACAGTGTTCATAAGGACAACACATTTTACGAAAAGCCTCaacgcaaagaaaacgcaTTTATCATTAAACACTACGCGGGCAAGGTGAAATATCAG GTTGCCGAAATGCGTGAAAAGAATCTCGATCTGATGCGGCAGGATATCGTGAGCGTGTTGAAAAACTCGAGTATGGCATTCGTGCGCGAGCTGGTAGGCGCCGATCCTGTCGCCGTCTTCCGGTGGGCTATACTTCGCGCCTTTTTTCGCGGTTATTTTGCCTTCCGGTCGGCTGGCATCAAGCACCGTAAGGAACGTGCCGACATGTCCTTCAACAAGCTAGCCACGAAAACACGATACCGGGCACCGAATGATAGCATCGTAAG TCATCTCGTGACGGTGTCTTCGGTGAACCTAACAATCAATCGGATTGC CAAGCGCATCAGTAATGCCATGAGCGATATCACATCGAGCCACAGCAACAGTCAGGCCGGTTCTGCTTCTCCCGGTGGAAATCTGTCCTACCATCGCCAATCGCTCGGAAATGCCACCGGATATGGCAGCGGAGGATCGTCATCACCGGGCGGAACTACCGGAACGCCCCGCCGGTCCTGGTCGAACTTTGCGttcaataacaaaaatttCCCGGACGGCAAGCTGAACTACGAGTGCCACCAGCAGAACCAGCAGGACCATCCGTCCCAGTACCAATCGAAACACCAGCATTCACCCACTTCACCGTCCTCTTCTCCGTTGTACGGTGGCAACAGTGGCGCCGGAAAAACGTCATCCATCGGGAACTCTTCGTCGACGGGTGCTGGTGGTACACACGGCACCGGAAACGGTGGTGGCAAGGGATATGGCTTTGGCTCGGCCGCAGCACGGAATCGATTCGAACGATCAGGCCAGGACGTCATGGCCCGTGCATCGCAAATCGTGAT gaaaaacaaatcatttcgTCCTCGGGAACGGCCAAAGAAAGGCCTCAAGAATCTCCAATCGGTCAAAACGCTTTCGGCGGGCCAGAATCTTACCAACCAGACGGCAATCAAGACGCGCAAACAGCCGCTCACCGTTACGGCACAGTTTCAGAACTCACTCATTGCACTAATGGAAACGCTAAATCAG gcAAACCCATTCTTTATTCGATGCATCAAATCGAATCCAAATAAAATCCCTAACCAGTTTGACGATGCCACCGTTACAAGACAG CTCCGGTACACGGGCATGCTGGAGACGGTCCGTATCCGGCGAGCCGGGTACAACGTGCGTCTCACGTATGAGGAGTTCATTCAGCTATACCGTATCCTCCTACCGAAAGGGCTAGTCAGCTCCCAGAAGGACGTGCGCGATTTCATGAGCACGATGGACTTAAACAAACAGCACTACCAGCTCGGGCTGACCAAGATCTACATGCGCGAATCGCAGAAGATGCGGCTGGACATTTCGCTGCACACGAAAATCATCAACAGCATCATCTCCATCCAGCGCTGGTTCCGGGCGATACTGCAGCGCAAAAAGTACTGCCAGTATCGGACCGCTGCCTGCACCATCCAGTCGTATTGGCGCGATTACCTGCGCGAGAAGCAGGAGAAGTTTACGCGCAAGATACGCAATCACGCGGCGACGGTAATACAGGCCACGTGGCGCGGTTACACCGTGCGCAAGTGGTACGACAAGCTGAAGACGGGCGTGATGATAGTGCAGGCACGCGTTCGTGGCAACCAGGCACGGGCACGGTTCAAGGAGCTGCTCAGCAAGAAGCTTACAAGGGACCGGGCCAAGCTACGCTCGACTCAAAGCCTACCggtggatcgatcgattggtgcGGGTTCCTCGAGTGGTGCCCCGTACGGTGGAGGCGACGGAGACGCAGGTTACGCCGAGGTAGTGCAGGCCATCGAGCACCGCAAGAAACCTATTCCGGCGGTGGGGCGCAGCTTCGAGACGGCCATCGATATTGTGAATAAGAATCGAGCCCTCTTCGCCGACGACAGCATGTCGGCGGATTTCATCGACGACGGTGAGGAAGACGAGGAGGAGGATGATGAGGAAGAGGGCCAAGGAGCggttgcagcagcatcagccggcgttggtggtgttgcggaggaagacgatgatgacgatgacgaggaagGCTACGAAGACCTTGGCTTGGTGGATGATCCACAGTACATGGCAAACAACCGGTCGGGCATGGCGCACATGGGTTCAGACCGGACAAAGACGTCCCATCCGGTGGCGAAAGTAAAAGGCACACATTTAGATAGGAATGAAAAGTACATAAAAAATCTGGTCATTTCCGGTGCGGGCTCCTCATCATCGCCCCCGGTTACGACCGCGCCTAGCGCCAGTCAGTACCAGAAGACGCCCCTGCAACGACAAGAGGACGTGTTGGATCGGCCACTGCGGATGTACGACATCGAGCGGGCCAGCAAGAGCACGTTCGATGATACCGAGCTCGCCAAGTACCGGTACGAACGGGGTGGTGGCGTGAGCAGTACGATGAAGCTGCCAGTTCGGCGGGTCGATTCCGGTCCATCCTCGGTGGCAAGCGGGGGAGCAGCCGGCGGGGCCGTTGGACGCCCAGGTATCCAGCGGTTTCGCTACGGTGATACGGCATCATACGGTAGCAGTGGGTTGATTCGGAATCAGAACCACAGCAATAATAGTTATAGTAGTAGCAATGTTGAGATTGTGTTTGTAAATACCGGCCTGGAGAGTGCCGGGTCGGGGGCGAGTGTGGCACCAGGATCCGGTTCGCTCTCGTCGTCTCCGGCGGCTCGGACAATGCATCggaacagcatcagcagcggGACGCTCACGCAAACGCAGGTTCCAACGATGCCGGCCAGCATCCGGCGGGAATCGTTGCCATTCAGCCATCACTTGACCACGGGCGGCACTCGCACCCCGGGAGACGAAATCAACTCCAACTACCacatgctgcagcagcaacagcaattgcagcagcagcaccagcagacGCACTCGTCCTCTTCGGTCAcctcgcaccaccaccagcagcagcagacggTCCCCTCGGCTGGAGGTGCAACATCCGGAGCGCCCTCGTTGGCCTACTCACCCCAGTCGTTGCCATTGGTCAGCTCACAGGGACACATCGGTAACTACCAGAATCTCCAGTTCCCGGCGACCTCCAACTAccaccagcatcagcaccaccaccagcatcagcagtcggtgtacaacaacaacacgcaGCCCGCCAGCACTGGCGGCAAAATGTCCACCTCGACGCCTTACGGAGCGGCCAGCGGTTCGTACGCTGCTGGCGCTCCGCCACCGTCTTCCGCCGCGAGCCAGCGAGTCTCGGCAGCATATCCGGATGATTTTGCGCAAAACTACTACaacacgacgacgacaccGAAGGGCAAGGCGGCCGCCCTACTCGGCACGGCAAAGTCCGAGGACAACGCCATCTCCGGCAGCATCAACCAGTCGAAGTACCCGCCGGGTGTAACGCTCACGAAGGCGGACAGCAGCGATATGGTGCTATCGGCTGGCAGCAAAGCTATGAACGCCAGCGCCTCCTCCAATACCGGCCAGAGCGGACCGTCGACGGGAGCATCCGGTCGACGCGTGAAACCGATGAATCTCAGCGAAGAGCAACTGGTCGGAAGTAGTGGTTCCACTGTAAGCTACCACCCGGGTACGGGACTAACGCGCCGCGGACAACCCGTTGGTGGTGCCAACAGAGCGCCGGGTGGTGGTACTAGCGGAAATACGAGCAGTTCCTCCGGCGTGACGGGACCACCCGACACGCTGAAGCGCCGCAACTCGGACCCAACCAACAAGATTccgctgctggaggtgaaCCGGGGCAACGATATGTACCAGTCGAGTACGCGCATCAACATCGCGGGCCACCAGTTCCGGAAGGTGCAGCGCATCAACAAGGCGGAACGGTGCGCCTGCTGCCAGGAGATCGATTCGTTCGTCAACGAGGGCTACCGGTGCCTCGACTGCAAGGTGCTCGTGCACACGAAGTGCATCCAGAACGGTGGCATCAAGTCGCTGCAGTGTGCGGCCGCCAAGCGCTCGAAGCGCATCCGTACTGGCGgtgccggcggtggtggcgggcTGGGTGGGTCGTCGAGCAAACACGACAAACACCAGCCGATCGCCGGTGGCAGCGGGGGCCAGAAGATCTCGTCCACGCGGGAGTACACCGACTCGACCGATAAGATTATAAGCGATGCCAAAGAGCTGCAGCTGATGCAGGACTTCATCACGCAGAAGATCTGCAAGATGGAGAGCGACTGCGAGAAGCCCTCCGAGGTGGACCGAGTGTTCAAGCAGGCGTTGCGCGAGTTTAAGGACAACCTGGTGGCGCAGTACAGCGTGGCGCACAAGCAAAACTCGGACGTGCTAAACATCAAGTACCGCGATCTGATCGCCAACTTCGAGCAGGTGATCGAGACGACGTCCGGGCGGAAAAACGATTTCCCGCTCACGATGGGCGTGAACGCGTTCCGGGGCTTCATGAACGAGTTTATGAACTCGCGCGAGACGGaaaaaccgaaagcgaaacggaagaagGACAAGAAGCGAAAGCACGATGATCACACGACGTTCAACG GACATACATTCCAGCTGACGATACTCAACATTGCGACGGCATGCGAAATATGCCAGCAGTTTCTCCTGTGGCCGATCGAGCGCGGGCTG gtGTGTCAAAACTGCAAACTAACCTGCCACAAGAAGTGCTACCAAAAGTCAGCCTCGTGCAATAAGATCGCTAACGCGGACCCGAACTCGCTGCTGGGAGCTGGCCGTGGAGGATCAGCCGTCGTCGCCGGCGGATGTGGTCCAGATGGACAACCTCTGTACGGTGGCGGTGTTCCGACGAAGCTTTTCGGCGTACCACTGACGGCTCTCTgcggtggcagtggtggtgatggcgtGAAAATCCCGGCCCAGATCAACAAGCTGATCATGATGATCGAAATGCACGGGCTGTACTCGGAGGGTATCTACCGGAAGAGTGGTGTTAGCTCGAAGATCAAAGACCTGAAGGCGAAGATGGACCGGGCGGTGACGAGTGCGGACGGTGGTGGAGGCGAGATGGACTTCGAGTCGTACAACGTGCACGTGCTGACGAACGTGCTGAAGTCGTTCCTGCGCGAGATGCCGGAACCGTTGCTGACGTTCGATCGGTACGATGACTTCCTGCGCGCGGCCGATCTCTCCGATGGGAGCGATCGTGTGCAGACGCTGCTGGCGCTAGTCAAGAAGATCCCGCCCGCACATCATTGTCTGTTCGAGCGGCTCATCTTTCACCTGGCGCTGGTGGCGAAGCTCGAACAGTACAACCGGATGTCGGCGAGTTCGCTCGCGATTGTGTTCGCACCGTGCGTGTTGCGTACGAATCGGTACGTACCGGCGCAGGACAGCCTCAACGACATCGGCCGACAGACGAAGTGCATGGAGACGCTGATCACGCAGAAGATGCTGAACGTGAAGAGCACGCTGGCGGACATTGATACGCTCGATACGGCGGCTCACACGGCAACGGCCCGGCTTAGCACGCTCCGCAGCAGCAAGGTGTTCACGCAGGAAGAGATGGCGAATGCGCGAGGCAGCAGTGGTCTACCGGTGGGTGGGCTGCTCGAAACTGAGACGGAGGAGATGCTGCTCGAGGGCCACATACAGGAGATCCGGAAGGAGAAAGCACTGCTGACGTCGACACTGCCGAGTCTGGCACGGGCCAGCTCGGACGACGATCTGCTGTCGACGGATCTGGACGGTGAGGGCGGCAGTTTGGACGATCTGAGCAACAGCAAGGAAAAGGACCTCGACGTGAGCAgtagcggtggtggcggtggaggtaGCAGCGGCGGTATCGGCggcggtggcagtggtggACCCAGCGGTAGCAACAGCGGAGGAACCGGAACCGCCGGTGGCACTGCTAGCGGTGGCAGCATGATCAGCGACAGTGGCATCTCGATCCGCTACCAGGCACCCTCCGATCACGGCGGTAGTAGTAATGTTAGTCTTAATAGTGACGTCCCGATGGCTGTGAGTTATTCGTTACGTGATCAGAGTGGAGGCGGACCGGGCGGCGGTAGCGGAGGCGTGGAGTACTTCCACAAGCTGATGAGTGGCGGTTCCTCCCCGGGCACGGCACCGGGAGTGAAGACGAAATCGCTCTCGCACCAGACGCTGCTCGAGCGGGAAGCGTTCCTGCGCGGAAGTGGCTCCACGTCGACCTCATCGCCCCAGTCACCGACTGCCGTCACGTCCGTGATCGCCTCCTCGACCCCGTCCTCCTCGGTGTCCGCTCCGTCGATGATAAAGACGCAGCAGAACGGCAGTACCGGAAGTGGTACTGGCCCCACCAGTGGCAGTGGGCCCGGAACGGGCGGTGGCCCTGGTGTGGGGCCGATCCCGGGCAGTGCCGGCAAGCGCTCCGACATCAACCTCAGCCACTCGATGCTGACGCTCTCGACGACGTCACACAGCCTTGGTGGAAGCACGAcgagtagcagcagcagtagcggcgTTGGTGGTAGTTCCGGCAGCAGCACCGGAAGCGAATTGCAGCGTCAGAAACCCATCATCATCCGCAGTGTGTCCGGTGGGTACGAGGTAGGCCATCATCACGCCGTCTCCGCATCGTCCTCTTCGTCAGTTGGTCCTGCGAATCACCGAATCCTGATACAAGCGTCCGCGGGGCTGCCGATCACGCCCGGAGcggcaacgacgacaacggcgacGACACCATCCGGCAGCGGATCCGGCGCAACGTCCACATCCGCCTCGACCTCGTCCATCAACTCCGCGAACCTGCACGCGAAAGACAATAACGGGATGGGTGGTAAGGATGGGCTGTCCGGTAGCGGCACCAAGCTGGCATCCCGACGTATGTCCGCTGGTGCCGGCAAGCGATCAGGTGGCCCGGGCAATTCCGGTGGACCACCGCCAAGCGCATCGCCCGCAGGTGACGATGAACCGATCATGGTTTAG